Within the Candidatus Woesearchaeota archaeon genome, the region AACGCTTATGAAGATTGATAATGACAGCAAGAAATTTTTTATTGCGGCGATTATTGTGATTGCGCTTGATTTGTTCTCCAAGATCCTGGTGCGAAATTTTATAGCATTGGGGCAGGAGATAAGGATTTTTGGGATTTTCAGCCTGACGCATACAACGAATACCGGTGCCGGCTTCAGCATTCTGCAGGGCTACAATGCAGTCTTGATATGGGTTGCTGTCATGGCAATGGGAGCTCTTGCCTATTATATCAATGAGTTTAAGGGCAAGAGTGCCGTATGGATTGGAATGGCTTTTGGCGGGATTGCAGGCAATTTGGTTGACAGAATTGCTTTTGGGAGGGTAACTGATTTTCTTGATTTTCATTATTGGCCTGTGTTCAACATAGCGGATTCAGCCCTGGTTTTAGGAGTAATCTTCTATGCATGGCAGACTATGCGGGAAAAATAAGTAGTGCCATTTAGTTCTTACATTTATTGTTAAATTTATGCTTTTTGTTAAGAGTTATATAACACAATAATTAAATGAATATACATAATAAGTATACTAATATATAAAAACATAAAATTTATATACTAGTTCTGTAATTAATATATTATGCAAAACATCCAAGTGTTTTGCGCCACCTAACCTATGCAGGAAATTTGCAAAGGTAGCAAGAAATTGCTAACAAAGCAAGAAATCCGCTATATCACATCAATGGAAGATGGGCACAACCACTATCGATTGCCTTCGTGACAATTCTGATACGTGCCGAGTCCGCCTCAGCCCATCTTCCATAATTCTAATTATGGATAATTGATTATTCAGATTGAAACAGATACCGTTAGAAATAAGATTAAACCTAGAATTCCTCGAAATCCTGCAGATTCTTCAGGTAGCCTTTCCTTTGCAGGAAATCAACCTGGGTTTTCCTGTATTTGAAAATTATATCGCCTTTGTCATCCCCGCTAAGCTCCCATGGCTCAATCAGCACAAGATCGCCTTCCCTTACCCAGAGCTTTCTCTTGAGCCTGCCGGGAATCCTGCAGATTCGCATCTTTCCGTCCAGGCAGCGCACTTTTGCCCTGCTCCCTCCAACCCTTTGCTCAAGAATGCCAAACACCTCATTTCCGCGCGGGAGTTTTACTCGCCTTATCTCTTCCTCAATCTGCTCCTGCCTTGCGAGTTCTTCCTTTTTCTTGCTCATGGCTTCCTCGGAATGCATGGGGTTTTATATATGTTTCTAATTGAAGTTTTGAATCCTAAGACAAAGGCTTTTATAGATTAATTTTTTTGACATTGAGATGCCACCCAAACCAAAGGTATACCTGGCCAATGCCGGCACAATCAAGAGATTACTGGCATTCATGCTCGATTTGTTGCTGCTCAATCTTATTGTATTGACTCCATTCCGAGGCCTGCTGAACAGCTCACTTCCAGAGGGAGACTTTGAATCAATGTACAATTTAATGCTGCAGAATGACGGCGTATACAGTACTGTTTATGCAAGCGCCGTGGCCATAGCCCTGATCATATTGTCCTATTTTGTATTTACTGAATGGAAATTGGGGCAGACGCTCGGGAAAATGATGTTTGGGCTGTTTGTTGTTGCTGAAACTAATGGCAGGCAGGAAAAACTTGACATTAAGGAAAGGGTGAAATTTTGGCAGGCTCTTGTGAGGTCTGCCTATTTTGTTCCAATATTCCCCTTGTTTTTCCTGATAATTATTGACCCGATTTACATGCTATTCAATAAGAATGGCCAAAGGCTCAGTGAAAGGCTGAGCAGGACAAGGGTTGTTGAGATGTACAGGTGGATGTAAGATGATCATTAGGTTTTTAATGTGCACAGATTTTCAATGGGCATTGGATTTTAAGGAGTGAACAATATGGCAGCGCAGAACAATATGGGAAAAAACACAGCATCGGGTGGAAAGTCCAAATGGATTTTTATTATAGGCATATTATTTATTTTATGGCTGATAAGCATTGTTGCTGCGGGCGCAATAAGCCTGTATTTTGGAGGGGATTATAGCATTGAGAGCAAGATGGGCCAGGGAAATGTGGCAGTGATTTCCGTAAAGGGCGAGATTACCGGCGATAAAACAGGCAGCTTATTGCTTGATGAAGGAACTGCGTCAACAACTGTTGTTAAGTTCATCAAGGCTGCAGACAAGGATCAGGGGGTTAAGGCCATACTTCTGGAAATCAACAGCCCAGGAGGGGCAGCGGTTGCCAGCGAAGAGATCATGGCAGCTTTTTCCAAATCACAAAAACTCAAGGTGGCTGTGATAAGGGATGTTGGGGCATCAGGAGCCTATTGGATTGCCTCACCCGCAGACAGGATTTTTGCAAGCAGGATGTCCCTGACAGGGAGCATAGGGGTCATATCCAGCTACCTCCAATTTGAAGGCACAATGCGCAAGTATGGCATCACATACGAAAGGCTCGTGGCTGGTGAATACAAGGATATTGGCTCGCCCTTCCGAAATATTACAGATGAGGAAAAGACCATGTTCCAGGAAAAAATTGACAAGATCCATGAATATTTCCTGAAAAGTGTTGCAGACAACAGGAACATGAGCAAGGAAAACATTGCAATTGTGTCGCACGGCAGCTTTTTCCTCGGGGAGGAGGCGCTGGAGTTAGGCTTGATTGATGAGATAGGCAATAAGGATGATGCTGTCAAGTATATTGAACAGGAAATCAATGCAAGCGCCAAATTGGTGCAATATGAGGAAAGAAGGGGGCTTTTCAACAGCATTATTGACACAATGTCCCACCAGTCATTTTATGTCGGGCAGGGAATTGGCTCTGTGATTTCGCGGCCAGGCATTGAGGAAAGCATTAATATCAGGACCTGATCCAGGTTAAATATTGGGATTGGAATATTGATAGAGAGGAGTGTTGCTTGTTATGGTAACAAAAGAAGAAGTGATTGAAACATTGAAAACATGCATGGATCCCGAACTGCAGATGGATGTCTGGACATTGGGATTGATATATGACATAAGCATTGCCAATGAAAGGGATGTTACCATACAGATGACTTTTACAACTCCCATGTGCCCATATGGCCCAATGCTGATGGATGAAGTGTATAAAAAAGTGCGCAGCATTGAGACAAGCAATAAAGTCAAGATTGACATAACCTTTGACCCCCCATGGAAGCCGAGCGATGAACTCAGGGCGATGATGGGCATTTAGTTTTCTAACATATGCGGCGAGAGTGGCAAAAAGTAAGCTGCCAAGAGTCAGCAGGCATCAATGCTCCTGAGAAATACGGCTAATCCTGTCATTCAGTTCGGGGATAGTGTTGCCATTGCCAGCATTGGCACCTGCATTCACGCCGAGTCCGGAATCATCCTCCACAAGCGAAACTGTCAGGAAAGTTGTCTTGCCCGGCAAAACAATGAAGTTCGCCTCATAAGAATAGTAGCCTTCAGCTGATATTGTGAGGCTGTGCCCGCCAGTAGGCAGGCCAATTATTGTCCTTGGCGAATTGCCCCTGATTTGTCCATCAATATAGAACAGTGCATCAGGGGGGTCAAATTTAATATCAAGCACACCAAATTCTGAAGAAGCTGCTGTAGCCTGGCCCTGTATCTCCTGCCCTCGCGGCACCAGGAGCACAGCGGTAATCAATGCTGCAAGCACCACTAAAACAGTAACATTGAAGGACGAATTCCTGTGTTCAGGACTGCTGCCGGATTTTTTTTGGGTTTGCTTTGCCATTCTTACCTCACCCGACCTGTTGGGTTTTTTCATTGCATGAGGCCAGATGCCCTTAATTTTCAGCTACTGCCTCTTTCACTGCCTGGAGCAGCTCATCCCTCTGGAGGTTAGGATAGCTCGCTGCCGGAAAATTATTCTTTCCTAAGTATCCGCCACCGATTTCCCAGAGTATCATGCCGCCCAGGTTATTCTTCTTGATTACCCGGACGCCATTCTTGATTGTATTGGCATCCTGGAAAGTTATGAAAATGTCATTTGCCGTGCCGGAATTGTCCATGCTGAAATATGGAGCCTGATTGTATTGGTCGTATTTGATGTATTGCGGATACTTGTCAAGATAGCATTTTCTAATGGCAAAATACCTGGATTCAACTGCATTCCTGATCGTGCAGTCAGTTTGGCCTGCTTTCCCAACTGACAGCCATGTTGGCACAGTGCTCCATGTTTCACGAGGATTCAGCAGCCCATTTGTGCCAGCTGAATTCACTCCGCCCTGCCAGTAATGGCCATTGAAATCAATCCCGCCGCCAAGCTTATTTCGCGGGATCCCATAGCCAAGATATTCATTGATTTTTTTCTCAACGGTATTCATGCAATCGGCTTTGCCCACCCTGTAGTCAACAGAACTGCAGGAGCCATCCGGGTTCTTTACATTCTCAGCGGCATTGTTGTGCCACATCTTGCCCCACCAGGTGCCCATGAGATCATAGGACATTATGTTAAGCTGGTCGATATATTGATGCGATTGGCCCCAGTACGTACCGGCAAAGCCCATTGCAGCAGTTATGATGGGCCGTTTTGTATTATCATAATAGGCATACTGTTGATTGAGCCTATTCCTAAGCTCCTGGGCAAATAGAGGCAGTGGCGGGCCCCAGACAGACACTGTACCGCCTTCTGGGTCCAAATCAATGCCATCAAACTGGTATTTGTTCATGAAAGCGACCAAGTTGTTAATAGCCTTGGTTCGCAAGGCCGGGTCAGGCATGACCTCATCCCAGCCTCCTTTGCCAGCGCCTCCAACACTGAAAAGAACTGGCTTACCGTGCGCATGGGCTGCCTGGACAATAGTCCTGAGCCTCAAATCAACCCAATTTCCATAGGGATTCGTATCCACATTACAGCAAGTGCCGTCTATATTAATGCTTGTTGCAAAGAATATCAAGTGCGTAAATGCGTCCCAGTCGATTTCGTCGACTGTCAGCGCACCTTCATTTGAAGCAGTGCCGGGAATATTAAGCTCCCATGATGGGAGATAGGCAGTGACCCACAGGCTGGAGTTGGTAATATTAGGAGGGGGCGGCACGCTGGATACTGTTACAAGGATTGCACTGGATGATGCAGAGTTGCCTGCTGCGTCAAATGCCTTTGCTGAAAGAGTCTTGCTTCCTGAAAGGCCTGCTGTGTTCCATGCAAAATTATAAGGCGAGGAAGTGTCAGTGCCCAGCAGGGTTGAGCCAAGATAGAACTCGACTCTTGTGACGCCGACATTGTCCGATGCTGTTGCTGCAAGATTAACAGTGCCTGAAACAGTCTGGCCATTGGCTGGATAAGCCAAGCTGACACTTGGAGGCGTTGTATCTGTAACTGAGGTTGATTTTGTAACTCGGACAGCTGAACTTGATGCAGTGTTGCCAGAAGTGTCCACTGCCACTGCGCTCAGGAAATAAGTTCCATCTGATAATCCTGAAGTTGACCATTGTATGCTGTAAGGCGAGGCTGTGTCTTCGGCTATTAGCGTTGTGTCGCGGTAGAATTGCACTTTCGCAATTCCAACATTGTCTGATGCTGTTGCGCTTATGGCAACTGTGCCGGAAACAACGCTTCCCATGGTTGGTGTTGTGATTGAAACAGTTGGTGGCGTTGTGTCAGCTGGAGGCAAGTTAGACACTGAAAAGCTTGAGGCTTCTTCAATTATTGAGCCTGTTGAAGTTGTTATAACTGCCTTGATTTGCCGTGGGGAAGGCCCTGTGACAGCCCAGGGTATTGCAAGAGCTGCATCCCCTCCCTGGAAATCCCAGGGAGCAGCGCCCTCATCCTTAACATAAGTGTTGTCAATGTAAAATGAGATTCGGGTGATTCCTGTTTCAGGTAAGACAAAGATGTAGGCATTTGTGCCTGCGCTTAGAGTAGCCCCATTTAATGCCTTGGCTGAAGCCCTGTCAGCGGAAAGGCTGTACAGGATGTTATAATCAGTCGGTGGGATGTCATTGCATATTCCATTGCTGCACATCTGGTTTGCTGAGCACAAAGCTGTTGAGCTCCATTCCAGGCATGAATCAGGGTCATAATTTCCGCATGTTTGGACTCCACTGCCTGAGCACTGCTTTGCGCCGGCTGTTGAACATTGGTTAGTGCAGGGCGGCACAACACCGCCTGATTTTGCGTTCATAATCGCATTGTGGTCGATTATTATGTACTCATCAGATGCACCTTCCCTTATCTGCATCCCATTATTGCTCAGCCACCAGCCAGGCACTTCAGTTGCGCCATACTGCCATAGGAAGGCACCGCCATACGCATCTTCTTGCTCTACCACATCAAGCCAGGAGATATATTCCGTATGATCAGTCTTGTAGCCATATTCCCCCAGTATCACCGGCTTGTTCAATTCAGCTGACACCTCAGCATGGTCCCTAATCCAATTTATTGAATCATCATGAGTCATTCTCCAGCCGTCATCTGGGTACATATGGAGCTGGCCAAAGTCTATTTCCGGAATTGCGGTATTAAGGTAGAAGCTTGACCCCTCATCTCCGCCCATGACCCAATTTGCAAGGCTGCTGTAGGTGGAATATTTGCTATTATACGGGCTTCCGTCAAACCCTTCCTCACCGGTTGTGACCAGATGCTTTGAATCAATTGATTTTATGTATTTGGCAATGTCCCTGTAAAAATCCCTAAGCACAGTTCGGTCAGCATAGACAAACCTGGCTTCATTGACAATTTCCCATGCCATTATTGCAGGGTCATCCTTATACTTGATGCCATTGTATGTATTAACCCGGTTAAGCATGACAGATATGTGATTCTTGAAAAGCTGCCTCACATCAGGGTCCGTATAGAATAGGGTCTTCTCTCCTGTTTTGCCGGCCCAGCCAACATAAGTTGCAATGCTTCCATATTCCTTGTTGGCATTGACAAATGGGAGTATGAGCTTGATATTGCGCTTGCCAGCCTCGGCAATCACATAATCCAGGGCCTTGAAAGTGTTTTCATCGTAAATGCCTGCGCTTGATTGGAGTGTCACCGAGCCAGGATCAGCAGGGCCATCAGCGAATGCCCAAGTTCGTATTACACGTATTCCAATTTCATTTGACCTATCCAGCTGCTGGAGGACTGCATTTTGGTACCCCAGCGCTTTTGCCTGCATGAGGAAATAAGCGTTATTTCCTCCGAAATAGAATGGCTTGCCGTTGAGCATGAAATTTGTTCCGCTCACTGTTACAAAGCCGCTCAGATTAACAATCGGAGGGGTAATGCATGATCCAGCCTGGCATATTTTTCCAGCTGTGCATGATGTCCACTGTCCATTCTGGCAGTATTCGTTGGGATTGGCTGGATTGCATGTAAGGCCTGTACAGGCTGTAGGTGTTTTGCAGGCACCGTTTTGGCATATTTGCCCTGATGCGCAGGCTGACCATTGGCCATTGAGGCAGTATTGACTGCTGTTTGCCGGATTGCAGGATGGCGCATTACAGGTTTGAGGTGGCACGCTTATTACACTAATTGATACAGGAGATGATGTTCCGACATTGCCAGCAGCATCATAAGCCTTTGACACTAAAATTTGCGTGCCGGACAATCCAGCTGTGTTCCATGAGTATGAATAAGGCGAGGATGCGTCAGCGCCCAAAAGTGTTGTGCCCCTGTAGAATTCCACTTTTGTGACAGCTTTGTTGTCTGACGCGGAGGCAGATATTGTGGCAATGCCTGACACGGTCGCGCCTGAAGTTGGAGAGGCAATGGAAACTGAAGGTGCAATTTGATCTTCTACAACCGGGCCTGACTCGCCTGTAAACTTGATATTGTCAATAAAAAAGATTCTTGTTGCGCCATTGAACTCCTGGACATAAAATGATGTAATGCCGTAATTATTGGGATTTAGCTCGCTGAGCGGGATGGAAATTGTGTTCCACGTGTTCGCAGCAATTGTTCTTTGAGAACTAGGGAATGCCAGGCCATCATCATTTTCCATCCTGACATTGATTTTTCCTCCTGTGGTGCCGCCATGTATCATGAATTCAAAGTTTTTGTATTGAGCCGGAAGTATATCCTGGCCAAGACCCCATGGCCCATTCCTAATCCTTAGCGCGCCCCATGGACCAAGAGAGGATTTGATACTATACGAATCTGAGAATACTGTTTCAGTGCTGGAATATTCAATGGACGCCCCCCATGGAGCGCTATACCAGGGTGAGTTCAGTGCATCTGAATAGACAACAAGTTCTTTGGTTTCAGTTGGAATTACAGCACAATTTCCAGATTGGCAGGTTTGCCCTGAGGGGCATGAGGCCCATTGGCCGTTCAGGCAGTATAGATTGGTGGTTGTTGGATTGCAATCACCTGATTCACAAACTGCAGGAGTCACACATTTCCCCTCAGCGCATATCTGGCTGGAGGAACAGGATGCCCATTGGCCGTTCAGGCAATACTGCTGCCTGTTGGCAGGATTGCATGTATTGGCATTGCAAACTGATGGTTTTACACAAAGGCCGCCATCGCAAACAAATCCGGATGAGCATGCTGTCCATTGGCCATTTGCGCAGTATTCGCTTTTATTTGAAGGGTTGCAGGAAGGTGAGCTGCATTCTGCTGCAGGCGGCATCGTGCATCTTCCGGCGTCACATATCTGATTTGTCGTGCAAGAAGCCCACTGGCCATTGAGGCAATACTGCTGCCTGTTGATGGGGTTGCATGCCCCTGCTTCACAAACAGGATGTACAGCACAAATCCCGCCGAGGCAGGTCTGGCCCTCCGGGCATTTAACCCATTGGTTGTCCAGGCAGTAATGCTCTGCAGAGTCAGGATTGCAAGATGGCACCGCACATTGGGTGTAGGGTGCGTATTGGATTGTAACTGCTGCCGTATCCGAAGAGGCGCTGTAAATATCAGTTGCCTGTGATTCAATTGTATTGCTGCCTTCAGCAAGACTGACAGTTGTGCTCCATGATGCGGTCTTGCCGGAAAGCTGGATGGTTTTTTTAACAGCATTGTTTACCTTGACATCGACCTTGCTCAGCCCATTATCGTCAGTAGCTGTGCCAATCACCGCCACTGCAGATGTAGTGAATGTCTCGCCAGTAGTGGGGGAGCTTATCATTATTCTCGGTGGATTTGCTGTGCCCAAGGTGTCAAGCTCCCCTATTTCGATATTGTCAATCCTGTAGCCGCTGGTTGTTCCGCCAAGGCTAGAAACGTATTCAAATGAGATGAAATTCCTGCCGTCCCTAAGCATTTGCCTGCTAAGCGGAATGACTGCTGTTTTTGTTTGCATATCGCCGACAATTGAGCCAGGAAGATTCAACGCATAGCCATTTATTTTTAAGCGGGCTTCATTCAGGGAATCTATGTCATAGGCTGTTATCAGTATTGCTGGCTGGCTGATGGCTGATGGATCCAAATAAGTTATGTAGCTTTTGACTGTCCCGACTGTTGTTCCAAAAAAATTCAAAGGCAGGGTGTTTGTGGTCTTGCGGATTTCAGTATCAATGGATGCCTGCGTTATTCTGAAACCATATGTCGAGCCGCCCAAATCCGATGAATATTCAATTGTCAGGTCATTGAGGCCGTCCTTGAGGTGGGTTGCGCTGATTGGGATTTCAGCAGTCATGGTCTTTTCATTTGAGTATATTGCTGACGGCAGAGACATCTCATAGCCATTGACATATACCCTGGCTTCAGCAGCGGAATCAAGGTCATATGCAGATAATGTCAAGGTCGGCTCAAGGGTCTCGTCTGCATTGTATTCAAAGCTTGTGGACATCTGGGTGCCGACCGGCTTTCCATAGAAGTCAAAAGGAATTCTGTCAAAAGCTTTGGCGCCCAGGACAATTTTGTAAATCCTGAAGCCAGTTGTTGTTCCATCGAGATTGCTTGCAAATTCAAACGTGACTTCATTGACCCCGTGCTTGAGAACCGACTTGGGGATTGGGACTGTTCCCTTTATTGTATTTTGGTCAGAGAATATGTTCGCTGGCAGTGGTATAAGGTTGCCATTGACATACATCTTGGCTTCAGCTTTTGCGTCGAGGTCAAATGCAGCAAGGGTGATATATGGCTCAACTGCTGTGTCCAGGTTGAATTTCAATGGGACAGTTTTCTTGGTTCCGACCGGCTGGCCAAAGAAATCCAAGGGCAAGATAGAATAGGCAGCAATGCTTCCACCAGCTGTTGATTCGCCAAGGCATTTGCCATCCCCACACCCTTTGGCGCAATTGAACAGTTGCATGTTATATGCCCCATTCTGCAGACAGGTGTATTCCTGCAAAGCATTGGCATTTGACTTGGAGCAGGAATCAGAAATTTTGAAAGGCTTGCCGCCAAGCGCGCCGGAAACAGTTCCCCTTTCATAGTAGGATAATCCGCCGTCACTGTCATCGCAATATGTCATCGACTTGTTCAAATCGGCAAGCGAGGCAACGACATTGAAGCGGGAGCTGGTGCCGGTCAGCTGGTTTCCAGAAGGTTCGCGCGCAATTATGATAATTTTTCCAGAGCCAAGATATAATGCCTTCAGGTCTTCAGGGATGTACCAGTCATAATAATTGCTGTCAGCTATATTGCTTGCAATAGTGTATGGCGCGAGTTGTGCAAGGCTGCATGGCGGATCCATGTCAAGGCAGGCTGGGTACACGGGCTCAAGCACAACGGATATCAGAGTTCCCTCTGCAAGCGCATTGGAAATCCATTGAATCCTGTACCCACGGCCTAATTGCCATATGCCATTTTCCTTAGGCGAGAAAACTTGGATGTACTTTGCGCTGCTGTCTGTTCCTGTATCCATGCCAGTGTTGGTTCCGGATGTGCCTTTTATCAAAGTAGCTTCAACAGTGGTAACATCGTTATAGATGACTTCTACGGTCCGCATATAGTCCTGGTAGCCATCCATCGACAGTTTGAGCTGGTAAGGGCCAGTTGGCATGCTGGTCAATTTCAATGGAGTCCTGCCCTGGTATTTTCCATCAAGATAAATGTCTGCGGCATTGGGCACAGAAGTTATGAACAGGCTGCCTTTCCTGGAAGTCAGCTCAGCCTTGATAGTTGTCTGCTGGCCAGCGTTTAGGTAAAGCGTTTTCTTGTAGTCAAAATGATTGGTCTTTTCAATCCGAAGTGAATGCTTGCCTTCGGCCAAGCCGGATATTTCAAGAGGGGTTTTGTCGGCCAATAATGTTTCATCCAGGTATACATTTGCGCCGTCGGGAACTGATTGGACAATAAGCGATGCCCCATTTTCAACTGCAACCAAATTTCCTGTGATCCTGTCAAAAGTCACTTTATTTTCCGGAGGGGAGCAAGCGGACAGGAGAATTAGCAAAAAGGAAACAGCGACGAGGCTAAGATATGCTTTTTTCATCTTTTGAACCAGCCCTTTTTTCATGCCAGACCGTGCATGCCAAGCAATATTGGCATGGCGCCACACTAATAATTTTCAACCCTGTATTGAACCCTAGCTCATATTAACTGTAAAGTCATTTACATTTGATATAATTGCATATATCAGTTTACTAATCTGTATATAAATATTTTGGTGGTTATGGCTGTAAACAGAACCGGTGGTTATGCGAATAAAAACAACCCAGAAGAGATTGAAAATAACAAAAAAAGAAAACAGGCAGGCAAATTGGGCCTGCAAATATTATTCTGCTTAATAGCCGTTTCCTGGCTAGCCTTTGACCATGTCTGCATTAATTTCAAGGACCTGGCCGGGCTCAAGCGTGAATTCCTGGACAAAATCCGCGTACAGCGGCTTGCTTACAGTGAGTGAATAATTGCCGGGCTTCATCCTGATGATGTTCACAGGAGTAAGGTCTTCACGGACCAGCTCATTTGTAGCTGGGTCATAAAGCTTGGCCGAGGCAACTATTGCAGTCCCGTTTTCAGTTGCTGTAATGGTCACATTGGTGGGGGGAATGACTTTTAGGTCTCCGTGAAAGCTGGAAACTTTTCCTGCGCTTACAACAACAATTCCCGTATAATCATAGTAACCCGACTTGGTCAGGCGGATATTGTGCTGGCCAGGTGAAATCCCCGGGATTCTGATATTGGTTGTGCCCTTGATGCCGCCGTCAATATATACCTGCGCCTGTGCCGGATTTGAGGTTACGCTGAGGTTTCCATATGTTATTCCGCCCTCGGCCACAGCCATAGTAAGGTTCACCGAAAGGCTTGTAACCTGGTCTTTCAGGATTGAAACTGATGCGTAATGCTCAACATAGCCTTCCTTGATTATTTTGAGATTGTAATCGCCCGCTTCAAGGGAAATTTTTGTTGGTGTGGTGCCAATGACTTCATCGTCGACAAGAATGTCAGCGCCATCGGGAATGCTGGTGATATCCAGATCCCCCCTGTATTCAGGCTGCTGAACGACAATTGTCTCCTCGCCTCCGGTTTTGGTGTCATCTGCCGGCGGAGTCTCTGTCTGTGTCTTCTGAACTGCGCAGCTTGCCATTAAAACAACAAGAGCAAAAGCCACGAGATGCAATATCCTTATGTTTCTGAAAATATTTTTCATCAAACATCCCCCCAATTCGGTATTAAATAAATCTGCTGTGTAATATTATATCTGTGTAATATTATATTAATATGACAGAGGGTATTAAAGATTTTGCTTTTGTATCGGGCCTTGTCCGGCCTGATTGCCTTCGGGCAAGAATAATCATTTCTTTGCCCTGCTTTTTGCAAGCATTGCATTGGGCTTGTCTGCCCTGTAGGCAATGCTCGTCTTGAGGATGCCTTCCGCGACATCATCAAGGTTCACAACTGGCTTCTGGAATTTGTAGACGTCATCGATGCCTATCCTTGGACAGGCTGTGTTGACCCAGCATTGGACAAACGGAAAATTCTCAAGCTGCGAGAAATCCACGTTGTTGTTGATTATAAAGTAGAAATTCTTTTTTGGGTAAAGTTCTTTCAATTTCATTGCATATTTCAGGAAATTCTGGCCTGGCTTGGTGGAAACAAGGACTCCGATGTTGTCTGCTGCGTGAAACTTCAGGATGCCTCCTTTTTTCCGCTTCAGCTTATCCGCGACGATTTTGGTGTCCAGCATTTCCCATTTCTTATTGTCGCCGAAAGGGTCAAAAATGAAAACGGGCTTGTTGTTTTCAACAACAAGCGTCTGGGGGTGGAATACGCCGTCCCCGACATACAGGAATGCATCAAATTTTTCATTGAACTTTTTTATTCCGCAGCCCAGGAGCTGGCCGGGATATTTTGAATGGGGGG harbors:
- a CDS encoding diphthamide synthesis protein — its product is MKAIFIEALYRKIITLPTDLVEALPGAVALFTSVQFTNSQQKMKGQIEAEGKKVVLPTAPHSKYPGQLLGCGIKKFNEKFDAFLYVGDGVFHPQTLVVENNKPVFIFDPFGDNKKWEMLDTKIVADKLKRKKGGILKFHAADNIGVLVSTKPGQNFLKYAMKLKELYPKKNFYFIINNNVDFSQLENFPFVQCWVNTACPRIGIDDVYKFQKPVVNLDDVAEGILKTSIAYRADKPNAMLAKSRAKK